Proteins from a single region of Polynucleobacter sp. KF022:
- the trpC gene encoding indole-3-glycerol phosphate synthase TrpC codes for MSDILDKIVATKKIEVTNCLQKVSLANQREQAEANNQDALLKPRGFIQAIEQKLTAGNAGVITEIKKASPSKGILRENFAPAEIAQSYEKHGAACLSVLTDVDYFQGSNAYLQQARAACSIPVLRKDFTIDPYQVYEARAIGADAILLIVACLELNQMKDLEACAHELGLDVLVEVHNAPELEQALELKTPLLGINNRNLKTFEVTLQTTLSLLSMVPSHKTLVTESGILGRNDVQLMREHQVNAFLVGEAFMRAADPGAALSELFS; via the coding sequence ATGAGCGATATTCTCGACAAAATTGTTGCAACCAAAAAGATTGAGGTTACTAACTGCCTTCAAAAAGTATCACTTGCTAACCAACGTGAACAGGCAGAGGCGAATAATCAGGATGCACTTCTGAAGCCAAGAGGCTTTATTCAAGCGATTGAACAAAAGCTTACTGCCGGCAATGCTGGAGTCATTACTGAGATTAAAAAAGCAAGTCCAAGTAAAGGCATCTTGCGTGAGAACTTCGCGCCAGCCGAGATTGCGCAGTCTTATGAAAAACATGGTGCCGCCTGTTTATCCGTCCTAACGGATGTAGATTACTTTCAAGGCAGCAACGCTTATCTTCAGCAGGCTCGAGCAGCGTGCAGTATTCCCGTGCTACGCAAAGATTTCACCATAGACCCCTATCAAGTTTATGAAGCTCGTGCGATTGGTGCAGACGCAATTCTGTTAATCGTGGCCTGCCTTGAATTAAATCAAATGAAAGATTTAGAAGCTTGCGCTCATGAGCTAGGCCTAGATGTTCTAGTTGAAGTTCACAATGCCCCAGAGTTAGAGCAAGCCTTAGAGCTTAAGACGCCTTTGCTTGGCATCAACAACCGCAACCTCAAAACTTTTGAGGTCACGCTGCAAACTACGCTATCACTGCTGTCAATGGTTCCAAGCCATAAAACTTTGGTAACTGAGTCTGGAATATTGGGCCGCAATGATGTTCAGCTCATGCGTGAACACCAAGTAAACGCATTCTTAGTAGGCGAAGCCTTTATGCGTGCCGCGGACCCCGGCGCCGCTCTTAGTGAGCTGTTTTCCTAA
- a CDS encoding aminodeoxychorismate/anthranilate synthase component II: protein MLLMIDNYDSFTYNLVQYFAELGEEVKVFRNDEIAVEDIAQLNPARICISPGPCSPAEAGISIETIKRYAGQIPILGVCLGHQAIGEAFGGKVIRAQKVMHGKTDSIHHTGVGVFKNLPDPFKVTRYHSLAIEKSSLPAMLEVTATSSDGEIMGVRHRELAVEGVQFHPESILSEHGHALLKNFLQNK from the coding sequence ATGCTCCTAATGATTGATAACTACGATTCATTTACCTACAACCTCGTTCAATACTTTGCAGAACTCGGTGAAGAGGTAAAAGTATTTCGTAATGATGAAATTGCTGTTGAGGATATTGCTCAGCTTAATCCTGCGCGCATCTGCATCTCACCTGGACCATGTAGCCCAGCTGAAGCCGGAATCTCTATAGAAACTATTAAACGTTATGCCGGACAGATTCCAATTCTCGGGGTGTGCTTAGGGCACCAGGCAATTGGCGAAGCATTTGGGGGTAAAGTCATTCGCGCCCAAAAAGTGATGCATGGGAAAACCGACAGCATTCACCATACCGGAGTGGGTGTATTTAAAAATCTACCCGATCCATTTAAGGTCACACGCTATCACTCTCTTGCCATAGAAAAAAGTTCTTTGCCTGCCATGCTAGAGGTAACTGCAACTTCCTCTGATGGTGAAATCATGGGTGTAAGGCATCGTGAGCTAGCTGTTGAAGGCGTACAGTTCCACCCAGAATCTATTCTTTCTGAACATGGTCATGCCTTGCTCAAGAATTTTTTACAAAACAAGTAA
- the trpD gene encoding anthranilate phosphoribosyltransferase yields the protein MSITPQEALQRCIEHRELFHDEMTAMMRLIMSGEMSQELVAGLLVALRTKKETVGEIAAAAQVMREFATSVQVADRSHLVDVVGTGGDGAHTFNISTAAMFVAAGAGAKIAKHGNRSVSSKSGSADVLEALGVNLALSAEQVATCISTVGAGFMFAPNHHPAMKNVVPIRKQLGVRTIFNILGPLTNPADAKRILMGVFHADLVGIQARVLQALGMEHALVVYGRDGLDEISLEGSTLVGELKDGAVREYEIHPKDFGLTTAPTTSFKVANAQESKQIVLDVIDGKLGPASDIVCLNAGATLYVAGVAKDIASGISLARAAIASGAARQKLDAFVAATQSK from the coding sequence ATGTCAATCACTCCGCAAGAAGCCCTACAACGCTGCATAGAACATCGCGAATTGTTTCATGATGAGATGACAGCGATGATGCGCCTCATCATGAGCGGAGAGATGTCACAAGAGTTGGTGGCTGGCTTGTTAGTAGCTTTACGCACTAAAAAAGAGACTGTTGGCGAAATCGCGGCTGCCGCACAGGTGATGCGTGAATTTGCAACTTCAGTACAGGTAGCAGACCGCAGTCATTTAGTAGATGTGGTTGGCACAGGCGGTGATGGCGCACACACATTTAACATTTCTACTGCAGCAATGTTTGTGGCCGCAGGTGCAGGAGCAAAGATTGCTAAACACGGCAATCGTAGTGTGAGCAGCAAATCAGGTAGCGCTGACGTATTGGAAGCGCTTGGCGTGAATCTCGCGCTGTCTGCCGAACAAGTGGCTACATGCATTTCAACGGTAGGCGCAGGATTTATGTTTGCCCCAAATCATCATCCAGCAATGAAAAATGTGGTGCCAATCCGAAAGCAACTTGGTGTACGAACCATTTTTAACATCTTAGGCCCACTTACCAACCCCGCAGATGCCAAACGTATTCTGATGGGCGTATTTCATGCAGACCTCGTGGGTATTCAAGCTCGCGTACTGCAAGCCCTGGGAATGGAACATGCGCTGGTAGTCTATGGTCGCGATGGTCTAGATGAGATTTCCCTTGAGGGCTCCACCTTGGTGGGAGAACTCAAAGATGGCGCGGTACGTGAATATGAAATTCATCCAAAAGACTTTGGATTAACTACTGCTCCGACCACTAGCTTCAAGGTAGCTAATGCCCAAGAATCTAAACAGATCGTATTAGATGTGATTGATGGCAAGTTGGGCCCTGCAAGCGATATTGTTTGCCTTAATGCTGGCGCAACACTATATGTAGCTGGGGTAGCAAAAGATATTGCTAGTGGTATATCACTAGCTAGAGCCGCCATTGCATCAGGGGCCGCTCGTCAAAAGTTAGATGCCTTTGTTGCGGCAACTCAATCTAAATAA